The following coding sequences are from one Rhipicephalus microplus isolate Deutch F79 chromosome 3, USDA_Rmic, whole genome shotgun sequence window:
- the LOC142803851 gene encoding uncharacterized protein LOC142803851, producing the protein MYNMDFVKPPPPLRTNGEISKNWQGFKQRFELFLTASETSGKPRKEATKTALLLSIAGEEAIEIFNTFEYQQEEDSSDYKTVVQKFDAYFAGQSNEVHERYVFRSRIQKPGEPFEHFVRDLKTQAASCNFGSLKESMIRDQIVYGTTDSNLREKLLRDNNLTLQKAELAGKAAEAAAGHQEVWARELKEVDPVGVAPIDKAFSPGPAFSKCLRCGRKHAPRSCPAFGMKCRKCHRRNHFAICCKTTTEVHELRGSEDNFDILDVSNLGKIPRDWTVRAQIKNLPVNLKVDTGAQANLLPLSCYLKMRPQPPLNPSSAVLRSYGGGAIQHVGVIRTEVTLNDSTSVLDFFIVRKGRQAILGLQACQLMRLVPRVYSVSKSNHECIFDEFRHLFTGTGCVQRAYKMVLRDGAIPVVQAARRVPVALQEPLKMELDRMQRASIITKVTEPTDWGSSSSWPTCSREPQAGKRVTPTATM; encoded by the exons ATGTACAACATGGATTTTGTGAAGCCACCGCCCCCACTACGTACTAATGGGGAAATCAGCAAGAACTGGCAGGGCTTCAAGCAGCGCTTCGAGTTGTTCTTGACCGCGTCGGAGACCAGTGGCAAACCCCGAAAGGAAGCAACAAAGACTGCCCTCCTCCTAAGTATCGCAGGTGAGGAAGCCATTGAGATCTTTAACACGTTCGAATACCAGCAAGAGGAGGATAGCAGCGATTACAAAACAGTCGTGCAGAAGTTCGATGCATATTTTGCCGGACAGAGTAACGAAGTGCACGAACGCTATGTATTTCGCTCAAGGATCCAGAAGCCGGGAGAACCCTTCGAACATTTTGTGAGGGATCTGAAAACGCAGGCAGCATCGTGCAACTTTGGCAGTCTTAAGGAGTCGATGATCAGAGACCAGATCGTTTACGGGACTACTGACAGCAACCTTCGAGAAAAGCTGTTAAGGGACAACAATTTGACACTACAAAAGGCCGAGCTGGCAGGTAAAGCCGCAGAAGCAGCAGCGGGACACCAAGAAGTTTGGGCACGCGAACTGAAAGAAGTAGATCCGGTAGGCGTGGCTCCTATTGACAAAGCTTTTTCGCCAGGACCCGCCTTTTCTAAGTGTCTGAGATGTGGGCGCAAGCATGCACCACGAAGCTGTCCAGCGTTCGGGATGAAGTGCCGGAAGTGCCACAGGCGCAACCATTTCGCCATATGCTGCAAAACAACCACGGAAGTTCACGAGCTCCGAGGCTCCGAAGACAACTTTGACATTCTGGACGTGTCAAATTTAGGCAAAATTCCACGCGACTGGACGGTGCGAGCTCAAATCAAGAACCTGCCAGTAAACCTAAAAGTCGACACGGGAGCACAAGCAAATTTGCTGCCTTTGAGCTGCTACCTCAAGATGCGCCCTCAACCGCCGCTGAATCCAAGTAGCGCGGTGTTACGTTCGTATGGAGGAGGGGCAATTCAGCACGTCGGGGTCATACGTACCGAAGTCACACTGAATGACTCGACCTCAGTACTGGATTTTTTCATCGTACGGAAGGGGCGTCAAGCGATCCTCGGACTTCAAGCATGCCAACTCATGAGGCTTGTGCCGCGTGTTTACAGCGTGTCTAAAAGCAACCATGAGTGCATCTTTGACGAAtttcgccatctgttcaccggaaCCGGGTGCGTGCAACGAGCATACAAgatggtgttacgtgacggcgCCATACCCGTCGTCCAGGCCGCACGGCGTGTTCCAGTGGCCTTACAAGAACCCCTCAAGATGGAATTGGACCGCATGCAACGAGCCAGCATTATCACGAAGGTGACCGAGCCTACAGACTGG GGAAGCAGCTCGTCCTGGCCGACATGCTCTCGAGAGCCACAAGCAGGCAAGCGGGTGACACCGACAGCGACGATGTAG